In a single window of the Ooceraea biroi isolate clonal line C1 chromosome 8, Obir_v5.4, whole genome shotgun sequence genome:
- the LOC105275045 gene encoding dynamin isoform X7 — translation MAGNAGMEQLIPIVNKLQDAFTQLGVHMQLDLPQIAVVGGQSAGKSSVLENFVGKDFLPRGSGIVTRRPLILQLINCPTEYAEFLHCKGKKFIDFDEVRKEIEAETDRVTGSNKGISNIPINLRVYSPNVLNLTLIDLPGLTKVPIGDQPADIENQIKGMIFQFIKRENALILAVTPANTDLANSDALKLAKEVDPQGVRTIGVITKLDLMDDGTDARDILENKLLPLRRGYIGVVNRSQKDIEGRKDIKNALAAERKFFLSHPSYRHLADRLGTPYLQRILNQQLTNHIRDTLPALRDRLQKQLLTLEKDVEQYKHFRPDDPAIKTKAMLQKTFLRMIQQLQSDFERTIEGSGSAQINTMELSGGAKINRLFHERFPFEIVKMEFDEKELRREIAFAIRNIHGIRVGLFTPDMAFEAIVKKQINRLKEPSLKCVDLVVLELSNVVRICTDRMSRYPRLREETERIITTYVRQREQMCKEQLILLVDCELAYMNTNHEDFIGFANAQQSSENAVKSGRHTLGNQVIRKGYMCIHNLGIMKGGSRDYWFVLTSESISWFKDEEEREKKYMLPLDGLKLRDLEQGFMSRRHLFALFNPEGRNVYKDYKQLELSCETQDDVDSWKASFLRAGVYPEKSTEQANGEGEKEGYEGGTEGQSSMDPQLERQVETIRNLVDSYMKIVTKTTRDLVPKTIMHLIINNAKDFINGELLAHLYASGDQTSMMEESPEEAQKREEMLRMYHACKEALRIIGDVSMATVSTPVPPPVKNDWLVTGDNPSLGLSPPSPGGPRRGVTQPPPLSSSRAPPPVPAGGRPAPAIPNRPGPGGPPPARANPGLPPPMIPSRGGGLQQRVTQAATQAATQAAVNELMDAFKIK, via the exons ATGGCGGGCAACGCGGGTATGGAACAGTTGATCCCGATCGTGAACAAGCTGCAGGATGCGTTCACGCAGCTCGGCGTGCATATGCAGCTCGATCTGCCGCAGATCGCGGTGGTGGGCGGCCAGAGCGCGGGCAAGAGCTCCGTGCTGGAGAACTTCGTCGGCAA AGACTTCTTGCCCAGAGGTTCTGGAATCGTGACGAGAAGACCTCTCATCTTACAGCTGATTAACTGCCCGACTG AATACGCGGAGTTTTTGCACTGCAAGGGCAAGAAATTTATAGATTTTGATGAAGTGCGAAAGGAAATCGAAGCGGAGACGGACAGGGTAACGGGAAGTAACAAGGGTATCTCTAATATACCGATCAATCTCAGAGTGTACTCACCGAACG TCTTGAATTTAACGTTAATCGATTTACCCGGACTGACGAAAGTACCAATCGGGGATCAGCCGGCGGACATAGAGAATCAAATTAAGGGCATGATCTTTCAGTTTATCAAACGCGAAAACGCCCTCATACTGGCGGTCACGCCAGCCAACACTGATCTGGCGAACAGCGACGCTCTCAAGCTCGCGAAGGAGGTGGATCCACAAG GTGTGCGTACGATCGGTGTCATCACCAAGTTGGACCTCATGGATGACGGCACCGACGCGCGGGATATTCTGGAAAATAAACTGTTGCCGTTAAGAAGAGGCTACATCGGCGTGGTCAACAGGAGCCAGAAGGACATAGAGGGCCGGAAGGACATCAAGAATGCACTGGCCGCCGAGAGAAAGTTCTTCCTCAG CCATCCGTCTTACCGTCATCTAGCGGACAGGCTGGGCACGCCGTACTTGCAGCGGATTCTTAATCAGCAGCTGACGAACCACATCAGGGACACGTTGCCGGCTCTAAGGGACAGATTGCAGAAGCAGCTGCTGACTCTGGAGAAGGACGTCGAGCAGTACAAACATTTCAGACCCGATGATCCCGCGATAAAGACGAAGGCTATGTTACA aaaaacatttttaaggATGATACAGCAGCTTCAGTCAGACTTCGAGAGGACCATCGAAGGCTCAGGCTCCGCACAAATTAACACGATGGAGCTGAGCGGTGGCGCGAAGATCAACAGACTTTTCCACGAACGTTTCCCGTTCGAGATCGTGAAAATGGAGTTCGACGAGAAAGAGCTGAGGAGAGAGATCGCTTTTGCCATCAGGAACATACACG GTATCAGGGTGGGCTTGTTCACCCCAGACATGGCTTTCGAGGCAATAGTGAAAAAGCAGATAAACAGACTTAAAGAGCCGAGTCTCAAGTGTGTAGACCTAGTCGTGCTAGAACTTAGTAACGTCGTACGCATTTGTACAGATAGG ATGTCCCGTTACCCCAGACTAAGGGAAGAAACGGAACGTATCATAACGACATACGTGAGGCAGCGCGAGCAAATGTGCAAAGAGCAGCTGATCCTGTTGGTCGATTGCGAGCTGGCGTACATGAACACGAATCACGAAGATTTCATCGGTTTCGCGAA TGCGCAACAATCCTCGGAGAACGCCGTTAAGTCTGGGAGGCATACGTTAGGCAACCAAGTGATTCGCAAAGGCTACATGTGCATACATAATCTCGGAATCATGAAGGGCGGCTCGAGAGATTACTGGTTCGTCTTAACGTCGGAGAGTATCTCCTGGTTCAAAGACGAAGAA GAACGCGAAAAGAAATACATGTTGCCTTTGGACGGACTGAAACTGCGCGATTTAGAGCAAGGTTTCATGTCGCGACGTCATCTGTTTGCACTATTCAATCCGGAGGGAAGGAACGTGTACAAAGATTACAAGCAGCTCGAGTTAAGTTGTGAAACTCAAGATGACGTTGACTCTTGGAAGGCATCGTTCCTGAGGGCTGGCGTGTACCCTGAAAAATCTACGGAACAGGCGAACGGCGAAGGAGAG AAGGAAGGATATGAG GGTGGAACGGAGGGTCAGTCATCGATGGATCCTCAATTGGAGCGCCAAGTGGAAACCATCAGGAATTTGGTAGACTCCTACATGAAGATCGTTACGAAAACTACTCGTGATCTGGTTCCAAAGACGATTATGCACCTTATAATCAACAATGCCAAGGACTTCATTAACGGAGAACTGTTGGCGCACCTCTATGCGAGCGGCGATCAG ACTTCCATGATGGAAGAATCACCCGAGGAGGCGCAGAAACGAGAGGAGATGTTACGCATGTATCACGCGTGCAAAGAGGCACTCAGAATCATCGGAGATGTGTCGATGGCGACGGTTTCGACTCCGGTACCACCGCCCGTGAAGAACGACTGGCTAGTAACCGGGGACAATCCAAG TCTTGG ATTATCGCCACCATCTCCTGGTGGCCCAAGACGCGGAGTGACACAGCCACCACCTCTTTCTAGCTCACGAGCACCACCACCAGTACCTGCAGGCGGCCGACCGGCACCAGCTATTCCTAACAGACCTGGTCCAGGTGGACCACCACCGGCACGAGCTAATCCCGGCCTACCTCCACCTATGATACCATC TCGAGGGGGTGGTCTGCAGCAGAGGGTGACGCAAGCTGCGACACAGGCTGCGACTCAGGCCGCCGTGAACGAGCTGATGGATGCGTTCAAGATCAAGTAA
- the LOC105275045 gene encoding dynamin isoform X10: protein MAGNAGMEQLIPIVNKLQDAFTQLGVHMQLDLPQIAVVGGQSAGKSSVLENFVGKDFLPRGSGIVTRRPLILQLINCPTEYAEFLHCKGKKFIDFDEVRKEIEAETDRVTGSNKGISNIPINLRVYSPNVLNLTLIDLPGLTKVPIGDQPADIENQIKGMIFQFIKRENALILAVTPANTDLANSDALKLAKEVDPQGVRTIGVITKLDLMDDGTDARDILENKLLPLRRGYIGVVNRSQKDIEGRKDIKNALAAERKFFLSHPSYRHLADRLGTPYLQRILNQQLTNHIRDTLPALRDRLQKQLLTLEKDVEQYKHFRPDDPAIKTKAMLQMIQQLQSDFERTIEGSGSAQINTMELSGGAKINRLFHERFPFEIVKMEFDEKELRREIAFAIRNIHGIRVGLFTPDMAFEAIVKKQINRLKEPSLKCVDLVVLELSNVVRICTDRMSRYPRLREETERIITTYVRQREQMCKEQLILLVDCELAYMNTNHEDFIGFANAQQSSENAVKSGRHTLGNQVIRKGYMCIHNLGIMKGGSRDYWFVLTSESISWFKDEEEREKKYMLPLDGLKLRDLEQGFMSRRHLFALFNPEGRNVYKDYKQLELSCETQDDVDSWKASFLRAGVYPEKSTEQANGEGEGGTEGQSSMDPQLERQVETIRNLVDSYMKIVTKTTRDLVPKTIMHLIINNAKDFINGELLAHLYASGDQTSMMEESPEEAQKREEMLRMYHACKEALRIIGDVSMATVSTPVPPPVKNDWLVTGDNPRLSPPSPGGPRRGVTQPPPLSSSRAPPPVPAGGRPAPAIPNRPGPGGPPPARANPGLPPPMIPSRGGGLQQRVTQAATQAATQAAVNELMDAFKIK from the exons ATGGCGGGCAACGCGGGTATGGAACAGTTGATCCCGATCGTGAACAAGCTGCAGGATGCGTTCACGCAGCTCGGCGTGCATATGCAGCTCGATCTGCCGCAGATCGCGGTGGTGGGCGGCCAGAGCGCGGGCAAGAGCTCCGTGCTGGAGAACTTCGTCGGCAA AGACTTCTTGCCCAGAGGTTCTGGAATCGTGACGAGAAGACCTCTCATCTTACAGCTGATTAACTGCCCGACTG AATACGCGGAGTTTTTGCACTGCAAGGGCAAGAAATTTATAGATTTTGATGAAGTGCGAAAGGAAATCGAAGCGGAGACGGACAGGGTAACGGGAAGTAACAAGGGTATCTCTAATATACCGATCAATCTCAGAGTGTACTCACCGAACG TCTTGAATTTAACGTTAATCGATTTACCCGGACTGACGAAAGTACCAATCGGGGATCAGCCGGCGGACATAGAGAATCAAATTAAGGGCATGATCTTTCAGTTTATCAAACGCGAAAACGCCCTCATACTGGCGGTCACGCCAGCCAACACTGATCTGGCGAACAGCGACGCTCTCAAGCTCGCGAAGGAGGTGGATCCACAAG GTGTGCGTACGATCGGTGTCATCACCAAGTTGGACCTCATGGATGACGGCACCGACGCGCGGGATATTCTGGAAAATAAACTGTTGCCGTTAAGAAGAGGCTACATCGGCGTGGTCAACAGGAGCCAGAAGGACATAGAGGGCCGGAAGGACATCAAGAATGCACTGGCCGCCGAGAGAAAGTTCTTCCTCAG CCATCCGTCTTACCGTCATCTAGCGGACAGGCTGGGCACGCCGTACTTGCAGCGGATTCTTAATCAGCAGCTGACGAACCACATCAGGGACACGTTGCCGGCTCTAAGGGACAGATTGCAGAAGCAGCTGCTGACTCTGGAGAAGGACGTCGAGCAGTACAAACATTTCAGACCCGATGATCCCGCGATAAAGACGAAGGCTATGTTACA gATGATACAGCAGCTTCAGTCAGACTTCGAGAGGACCATCGAAGGCTCAGGCTCCGCACAAATTAACACGATGGAGCTGAGCGGTGGCGCGAAGATCAACAGACTTTTCCACGAACGTTTCCCGTTCGAGATCGTGAAAATGGAGTTCGACGAGAAAGAGCTGAGGAGAGAGATCGCTTTTGCCATCAGGAACATACACG GTATCAGGGTGGGCTTGTTCACCCCAGACATGGCTTTCGAGGCAATAGTGAAAAAGCAGATAAACAGACTTAAAGAGCCGAGTCTCAAGTGTGTAGACCTAGTCGTGCTAGAACTTAGTAACGTCGTACGCATTTGTACAGATAGG ATGTCCCGTTACCCCAGACTAAGGGAAGAAACGGAACGTATCATAACGACATACGTGAGGCAGCGCGAGCAAATGTGCAAAGAGCAGCTGATCCTGTTGGTCGATTGCGAGCTGGCGTACATGAACACGAATCACGAAGATTTCATCGGTTTCGCGAA TGCGCAACAATCCTCGGAGAACGCCGTTAAGTCTGGGAGGCATACGTTAGGCAACCAAGTGATTCGCAAAGGCTACATGTGCATACATAATCTCGGAATCATGAAGGGCGGCTCGAGAGATTACTGGTTCGTCTTAACGTCGGAGAGTATCTCCTGGTTCAAAGACGAAGAA GAACGCGAAAAGAAATACATGTTGCCTTTGGACGGACTGAAACTGCGCGATTTAGAGCAAGGTTTCATGTCGCGACGTCATCTGTTTGCACTATTCAATCCGGAGGGAAGGAACGTGTACAAAGATTACAAGCAGCTCGAGTTAAGTTGTGAAACTCAAGATGACGTTGACTCTTGGAAGGCATCGTTCCTGAGGGCTGGCGTGTACCCTGAAAAATCTACGGAACAGGCGAACGGCGAAGGAGAG GGTGGAACGGAGGGTCAGTCATCGATGGATCCTCAATTGGAGCGCCAAGTGGAAACCATCAGGAATTTGGTAGACTCCTACATGAAGATCGTTACGAAAACTACTCGTGATCTGGTTCCAAAGACGATTATGCACCTTATAATCAACAATGCCAAGGACTTCATTAACGGAGAACTGTTGGCGCACCTCTATGCGAGCGGCGATCAG ACTTCCATGATGGAAGAATCACCCGAGGAGGCGCAGAAACGAGAGGAGATGTTACGCATGTATCACGCGTGCAAAGAGGCACTCAGAATCATCGGAGATGTGTCGATGGCGACGGTTTCGACTCCGGTACCACCGCCCGTGAAGAACGACTGGCTAGTAACCGGGGACAATCCAAG ATTATCGCCACCATCTCCTGGTGGCCCAAGACGCGGAGTGACACAGCCACCACCTCTTTCTAGCTCACGAGCACCACCACCAGTACCTGCAGGCGGCCGACCGGCACCAGCTATTCCTAACAGACCTGGTCCAGGTGGACCACCACCGGCACGAGCTAATCCCGGCCTACCTCCACCTATGATACCATC TCGAGGGGGTGGTCTGCAGCAGAGGGTGACGCAAGCTGCGACACAGGCTGCGACTCAGGCCGCCGTGAACGAGCTGATGGATGCGTTCAAGATCAAGTAA
- the LOC105275045 gene encoding dynamin isoform X11: protein MAGNAGMEQLIPIVNKLQDAFTQLGVHMQLDLPQIAVVGGQSAGKSSVLENFVGKDFLPRGSGIVTRRPLILQLINCPTEYAEFLHCKGKKFIDFDEVRKEIEAETDRVTGSNKGISNIPINLRVYSPNVLNLTLIDLPGLTKVPIGDQPADIENQIKGMIFQFIKRENALILAVTPANTDLANSDALKLAKEVDPQGVRTIGVITKLDLMDDGTDARDILENKLLPLRRGYIGVVNRSQKDIEGRKDIKNALAAERKFFLSHPSYRHLADRLGTPYLQRILNQQLTNHIRDTLPALRDRLQKQLLTLEKDVEQYKHFRPDDPAIKTKAMLQKTFLRMIQQLQSDFERTIEGSGSAQINTMELSGGAKINRLFHERFPFEIVKMEFDEKELRREIAFAIRNIHGIRVGLFTPDMAFEAIVKKQINRLKEPSLKCVDLVVLELSNVVRICTDRMSRYPRLREETERIITTYVRQREQMCKEQLILLVDCELAYMNTNHEDFIGFANAAASSHNASAQQSSENAVKSGRHTLGNQVIRKGYMCIHNLGIMKGGSRDYWFVLTSESISWFKDEEEREKKYMLPLDGLKLRDLEQGFMSRRHLFALFNPEGRNVYKDYKQLELSCETQDDVDSWKASFLRAGVYPEKSTEQANGEGEKEGYEGGTEGQSSMDPQLERQVETIRNLVDSYMKIVTKTTRDLVPKTIMHLIINNAKDFINGELLAHLYASGDQTSMMEESPEEAQKREEMLRMYHACKEALRIIGDVSMATVSTPVPPPVKNDWLVTGDNPSLGSRAPPPVPAGGRPAPAIPNRPGPGGPPPARANPGLPPPMIPSRGGGLQQRVTQAATQAATQAAVNELMDAFKIK from the exons ATGGCGGGCAACGCGGGTATGGAACAGTTGATCCCGATCGTGAACAAGCTGCAGGATGCGTTCACGCAGCTCGGCGTGCATATGCAGCTCGATCTGCCGCAGATCGCGGTGGTGGGCGGCCAGAGCGCGGGCAAGAGCTCCGTGCTGGAGAACTTCGTCGGCAA AGACTTCTTGCCCAGAGGTTCTGGAATCGTGACGAGAAGACCTCTCATCTTACAGCTGATTAACTGCCCGACTG AATACGCGGAGTTTTTGCACTGCAAGGGCAAGAAATTTATAGATTTTGATGAAGTGCGAAAGGAAATCGAAGCGGAGACGGACAGGGTAACGGGAAGTAACAAGGGTATCTCTAATATACCGATCAATCTCAGAGTGTACTCACCGAACG TCTTGAATTTAACGTTAATCGATTTACCCGGACTGACGAAAGTACCAATCGGGGATCAGCCGGCGGACATAGAGAATCAAATTAAGGGCATGATCTTTCAGTTTATCAAACGCGAAAACGCCCTCATACTGGCGGTCACGCCAGCCAACACTGATCTGGCGAACAGCGACGCTCTCAAGCTCGCGAAGGAGGTGGATCCACAAG GTGTGCGTACGATCGGTGTCATCACCAAGTTGGACCTCATGGATGACGGCACCGACGCGCGGGATATTCTGGAAAATAAACTGTTGCCGTTAAGAAGAGGCTACATCGGCGTGGTCAACAGGAGCCAGAAGGACATAGAGGGCCGGAAGGACATCAAGAATGCACTGGCCGCCGAGAGAAAGTTCTTCCTCAG CCATCCGTCTTACCGTCATCTAGCGGACAGGCTGGGCACGCCGTACTTGCAGCGGATTCTTAATCAGCAGCTGACGAACCACATCAGGGACACGTTGCCGGCTCTAAGGGACAGATTGCAGAAGCAGCTGCTGACTCTGGAGAAGGACGTCGAGCAGTACAAACATTTCAGACCCGATGATCCCGCGATAAAGACGAAGGCTATGTTACA aaaaacatttttaaggATGATACAGCAGCTTCAGTCAGACTTCGAGAGGACCATCGAAGGCTCAGGCTCCGCACAAATTAACACGATGGAGCTGAGCGGTGGCGCGAAGATCAACAGACTTTTCCACGAACGTTTCCCGTTCGAGATCGTGAAAATGGAGTTCGACGAGAAAGAGCTGAGGAGAGAGATCGCTTTTGCCATCAGGAACATACACG GTATCAGGGTGGGCTTGTTCACCCCAGACATGGCTTTCGAGGCAATAGTGAAAAAGCAGATAAACAGACTTAAAGAGCCGAGTCTCAAGTGTGTAGACCTAGTCGTGCTAGAACTTAGTAACGTCGTACGCATTTGTACAGATAGG ATGTCCCGTTACCCCAGACTAAGGGAAGAAACGGAACGTATCATAACGACATACGTGAGGCAGCGCGAGCAAATGTGCAAAGAGCAGCTGATCCTGTTGGTCGATTGCGAGCTGGCGTACATGAACACGAATCACGAAGATTTCATCGGTTTCGCGAA CGCTGCAGCCAGTAGCCATAATGCAAG TGCGCAACAATCCTCGGAGAACGCCGTTAAGTCTGGGAGGCATACGTTAGGCAACCAAGTGATTCGCAAAGGCTACATGTGCATACATAATCTCGGAATCATGAAGGGCGGCTCGAGAGATTACTGGTTCGTCTTAACGTCGGAGAGTATCTCCTGGTTCAAAGACGAAGAA GAACGCGAAAAGAAATACATGTTGCCTTTGGACGGACTGAAACTGCGCGATTTAGAGCAAGGTTTCATGTCGCGACGTCATCTGTTTGCACTATTCAATCCGGAGGGAAGGAACGTGTACAAAGATTACAAGCAGCTCGAGTTAAGTTGTGAAACTCAAGATGACGTTGACTCTTGGAAGGCATCGTTCCTGAGGGCTGGCGTGTACCCTGAAAAATCTACGGAACAGGCGAACGGCGAAGGAGAG AAGGAAGGATATGAG GGTGGAACGGAGGGTCAGTCATCGATGGATCCTCAATTGGAGCGCCAAGTGGAAACCATCAGGAATTTGGTAGACTCCTACATGAAGATCGTTACGAAAACTACTCGTGATCTGGTTCCAAAGACGATTATGCACCTTATAATCAACAATGCCAAGGACTTCATTAACGGAGAACTGTTGGCGCACCTCTATGCGAGCGGCGATCAG ACTTCCATGATGGAAGAATCACCCGAGGAGGCGCAGAAACGAGAGGAGATGTTACGCATGTATCACGCGTGCAAAGAGGCACTCAGAATCATCGGAGATGTGTCGATGGCGACGGTTTCGACTCCGGTACCACCGCCCGTGAAGAACGACTGGCTAGTAACCGGGGACAATCCAAG TCTTGG CTCACGAGCACCACCACCAGTACCTGCAGGCGGCCGACCGGCACCAGCTATTCCTAACAGACCTGGTCCAGGTGGACCACCACCGGCACGAGCTAATCCCGGCCTACCTCCACCTATGATACCATC TCGAGGGGGTGGTCTGCAGCAGAGGGTGACGCAAGCTGCGACACAGGCTGCGACTCAGGCCGCCGTGAACGAGCTGATGGATGCGTTCAAGATCAAGTAA
- the LOC105275045 gene encoding dynamin isoform X12, which produces MAGNAGMEQLIPIVNKLQDAFTQLGVHMQLDLPQIAVVGGQSAGKSSVLENFVGKDFLPRGSGIVTRRPLILQLINCPTEYAEFLHCKGKKFIDFDEVRKEIEAETDRVTGSNKGISNIPINLRVYSPNVLNLTLIDLPGLTKVPIGDQPADIENQIKGMIFQFIKRENALILAVTPANTDLANSDALKLAKEVDPQGVRTIGVITKLDLMDDGTDARDILENKLLPLRRGYIGVVNRSQKDIEGRKDIKNALAAERKFFLSHPSYRHLADRLGTPYLQRILNQQLTNHIRDTLPALRDRLQKQLLTLEKDVEQYKHFRPDDPAIKTKAMLQKTFLRMIQQLQSDFERTIEGSGSAQINTMELSGGAKINRLFHERFPFEIVKMEFDEKELRREIAFAIRNIHGIRVGLFTPDMAFEAIVKKQINRLKEPSLKCVDLVVLELSNVVRICTDRMSRYPRLREETERIITTYVRQREQMCKEQLILLVDCELAYMNTNHEDFIGFANAAASSHNASAQQSSENAVKSGRHTLGNQVIRKGYMCIHNLGIMKGGSRDYWFVLTSESISWFKDEEEREKKYMLPLDGLKLRDLEQGFMSRRHLFALFNPEGRNVYKDYKQLELSCETQDDVDSWKASFLRAGVYPEKSTEQANGEGEKEGYEGGTEGQSSMDPQLERQVETIRNLVDSYMKIVTKTTRDLVPKTIMHLIINNAKDFINGELLAHLYASGDQTSMMEESPEEAQKREEMLRMYHACKEALRIIGDVSMATVSTPVPPPVKNDWLVTGDNPSSRAPPPVPAGGRPAPAIPNRPGPGGPPPARANPGLPPPMIPSRGGGLQQRVTQAATQAATQAAVNELMDAFKIK; this is translated from the exons ATGGCGGGCAACGCGGGTATGGAACAGTTGATCCCGATCGTGAACAAGCTGCAGGATGCGTTCACGCAGCTCGGCGTGCATATGCAGCTCGATCTGCCGCAGATCGCGGTGGTGGGCGGCCAGAGCGCGGGCAAGAGCTCCGTGCTGGAGAACTTCGTCGGCAA AGACTTCTTGCCCAGAGGTTCTGGAATCGTGACGAGAAGACCTCTCATCTTACAGCTGATTAACTGCCCGACTG AATACGCGGAGTTTTTGCACTGCAAGGGCAAGAAATTTATAGATTTTGATGAAGTGCGAAAGGAAATCGAAGCGGAGACGGACAGGGTAACGGGAAGTAACAAGGGTATCTCTAATATACCGATCAATCTCAGAGTGTACTCACCGAACG TCTTGAATTTAACGTTAATCGATTTACCCGGACTGACGAAAGTACCAATCGGGGATCAGCCGGCGGACATAGAGAATCAAATTAAGGGCATGATCTTTCAGTTTATCAAACGCGAAAACGCCCTCATACTGGCGGTCACGCCAGCCAACACTGATCTGGCGAACAGCGACGCTCTCAAGCTCGCGAAGGAGGTGGATCCACAAG GTGTGCGTACGATCGGTGTCATCACCAAGTTGGACCTCATGGATGACGGCACCGACGCGCGGGATATTCTGGAAAATAAACTGTTGCCGTTAAGAAGAGGCTACATCGGCGTGGTCAACAGGAGCCAGAAGGACATAGAGGGCCGGAAGGACATCAAGAATGCACTGGCCGCCGAGAGAAAGTTCTTCCTCAG CCATCCGTCTTACCGTCATCTAGCGGACAGGCTGGGCACGCCGTACTTGCAGCGGATTCTTAATCAGCAGCTGACGAACCACATCAGGGACACGTTGCCGGCTCTAAGGGACAGATTGCAGAAGCAGCTGCTGACTCTGGAGAAGGACGTCGAGCAGTACAAACATTTCAGACCCGATGATCCCGCGATAAAGACGAAGGCTATGTTACA aaaaacatttttaaggATGATACAGCAGCTTCAGTCAGACTTCGAGAGGACCATCGAAGGCTCAGGCTCCGCACAAATTAACACGATGGAGCTGAGCGGTGGCGCGAAGATCAACAGACTTTTCCACGAACGTTTCCCGTTCGAGATCGTGAAAATGGAGTTCGACGAGAAAGAGCTGAGGAGAGAGATCGCTTTTGCCATCAGGAACATACACG GTATCAGGGTGGGCTTGTTCACCCCAGACATGGCTTTCGAGGCAATAGTGAAAAAGCAGATAAACAGACTTAAAGAGCCGAGTCTCAAGTGTGTAGACCTAGTCGTGCTAGAACTTAGTAACGTCGTACGCATTTGTACAGATAGG ATGTCCCGTTACCCCAGACTAAGGGAAGAAACGGAACGTATCATAACGACATACGTGAGGCAGCGCGAGCAAATGTGCAAAGAGCAGCTGATCCTGTTGGTCGATTGCGAGCTGGCGTACATGAACACGAATCACGAAGATTTCATCGGTTTCGCGAA CGCTGCAGCCAGTAGCCATAATGCAAG TGCGCAACAATCCTCGGAGAACGCCGTTAAGTCTGGGAGGCATACGTTAGGCAACCAAGTGATTCGCAAAGGCTACATGTGCATACATAATCTCGGAATCATGAAGGGCGGCTCGAGAGATTACTGGTTCGTCTTAACGTCGGAGAGTATCTCCTGGTTCAAAGACGAAGAA GAACGCGAAAAGAAATACATGTTGCCTTTGGACGGACTGAAACTGCGCGATTTAGAGCAAGGTTTCATGTCGCGACGTCATCTGTTTGCACTATTCAATCCGGAGGGAAGGAACGTGTACAAAGATTACAAGCAGCTCGAGTTAAGTTGTGAAACTCAAGATGACGTTGACTCTTGGAAGGCATCGTTCCTGAGGGCTGGCGTGTACCCTGAAAAATCTACGGAACAGGCGAACGGCGAAGGAGAG AAGGAAGGATATGAG GGTGGAACGGAGGGTCAGTCATCGATGGATCCTCAATTGGAGCGCCAAGTGGAAACCATCAGGAATTTGGTAGACTCCTACATGAAGATCGTTACGAAAACTACTCGTGATCTGGTTCCAAAGACGATTATGCACCTTATAATCAACAATGCCAAGGACTTCATTAACGGAGAACTGTTGGCGCACCTCTATGCGAGCGGCGATCAG ACTTCCATGATGGAAGAATCACCCGAGGAGGCGCAGAAACGAGAGGAGATGTTACGCATGTATCACGCGTGCAAAGAGGCACTCAGAATCATCGGAGATGTGTCGATGGCGACGGTTTCGACTCCGGTACCACCGCCCGTGAAGAACGACTGGCTAGTAACCGGGGACAATCCAAG CTCACGAGCACCACCACCAGTACCTGCAGGCGGCCGACCGGCACCAGCTATTCCTAACAGACCTGGTCCAGGTGGACCACCACCGGCACGAGCTAATCCCGGCCTACCTCCACCTATGATACCATC TCGAGGGGGTGGTCTGCAGCAGAGGGTGACGCAAGCTGCGACACAGGCTGCGACTCAGGCCGCCGTGAACGAGCTGATGGATGCGTTCAAGATCAAGTAA